From the Oncorhynchus nerka isolate Pitt River linkage group LG20, Oner_Uvic_2.0, whole genome shotgun sequence genome, one window contains:
- the LOC115102098 gene encoding transcription cofactor vestigial-like protein 4 isoform X4, with protein MVFTRMDLLNYQFLDKMNNNIGRLHYEGESRMPSLPSPMTNMRTGPPPICPSKRKYGEEQVDDCVDCDNNHMTKMSRLFAAQLGQPAGGDNRNDPWILGHSPVECITSSSNGLHGNHLYASIPSYAMDQPLALTKNSIDSGLGGTERPAMPGPVDRPQNRPSVITCAPASNRNCNLSHCHKSHSPSPPMDQRKADDNTAVDPVIEEHFRRSLGKNYKEPEPVSNSVSITGSVDDHFAKALGKTWLQIKSKGPGGHPHSPEANS; from the exons ATGGTTTTCACGAGAATGGACCTGTTGAACTATCAgttcctggacaaaatgaacaacAATATCGGGAGACTACACTACGAAG GTGAGTCCAGGATGCCGTCGCTGCCCTCTCCAATGACCAACATGAGGACCGGTCCTCCCCCCATCTGCCCCAGCAAAAGGAAGTATGGCGAGGAGCAAGTAGACGACTGCGTTGACTGTGACAACAACCACATGACCAAAATGAGTCGACTGTTTGCTGCTCAACT GGGACAGCCTGCCGGCGGAGACAACCGCAACGACCCTTGGATCCTCGGCCACAGCCCGGTGGAGTGCATCACTTCCTCCTCCAACGGCCTCCATGGCAACCACTTGTATGCCTCCATCCCCTCCTATGCGATGGACCAGCCTCTGGCTCTGACTAAAAACAGCATAGACTCTGGATTGGGTGGCACAGAGAGGCCTGCCATGCCCGGCCCTGTGGACAGACCACAG AATCGTCCCTCTGTGATCACCTGTGCTCCTGCAAGCAATCGCAATTGCAACCTGTCTCACTGCCACAAGTCTCACAGCCCCAGCCCACCCATGGATCAGAGGAAGGCTGATG ATAACACTGCGGTTGACCCTGTGATCGAGGAGCACTTCCGCCGCAGCCTGGGGAAGAACTACAAGGAGCCCGAGCCCGTCTCCAACTCTGTGTCCATCACAGGCTCGGTGGACGACCACTTTGCCAAGGCCCTGGGGAAGACCTGGCTCCAGATCAAGTCCAAGGGGCCGGGGGGACACCCCCACAGTCCAGAGGCCAACTCCTGA
- the LOC115102098 gene encoding transcription cofactor vestigial-like protein 4 isoform X1, whose protein sequence is MVFTRMDLLNYQFLDKMNNNIGRLHYEAESSLTGESRMPSLPSPMTNMRTGPPPICPSKRKYGEEQVDDCVDCDNNHMTKMSRLFAAQLVVTCAEETSVSGQPAGGDNRNDPWILGHSPVECITSSSNGLHGNHLYASIPSYAMDQPLALTKNSIDSGLGGTERPAMPGPVDRPQNRPSVITCAPASNRNCNLSHCHKSHSPSPPMDQRKADDNTAVDPVIEEHFRRSLGKNYKEPEPVSNSVSITGSVDDHFAKALGKTWLQIKSKGPGGHPHSPEANS, encoded by the exons ATGGTTTTCACGAGAATGGACCTGTTGAACTATCAgttcctggacaaaatgaacaacAATATCGGGAGACTACACTACGAAG CTGAATCTTCTCTCACAGGTGAGTCCAGGATGCCGTCGCTGCCCTCTCCAATGACCAACATGAGGACCGGTCCTCCCCCCATCTGCCCCAGCAAAAGGAAGTATGGCGAGGAGCAAGTAGACGACTGCGTTGACTGTGACAACAACCACATGACCAAAATGAGTCGACTGTTTGCTGCTCAACT CGTAGTTACATGTGCCGAAGAGACAAGCGTGTC GGGACAGCCTGCCGGCGGAGACAACCGCAACGACCCTTGGATCCTCGGCCACAGCCCGGTGGAGTGCATCACTTCCTCCTCCAACGGCCTCCATGGCAACCACTTGTATGCCTCCATCCCCTCCTATGCGATGGACCAGCCTCTGGCTCTGACTAAAAACAGCATAGACTCTGGATTGGGTGGCACAGAGAGGCCTGCCATGCCCGGCCCTGTGGACAGACCACAG AATCGTCCCTCTGTGATCACCTGTGCTCCTGCAAGCAATCGCAATTGCAACCTGTCTCACTGCCACAAGTCTCACAGCCCCAGCCCACCCATGGATCAGAGGAAGGCTGATG ATAACACTGCGGTTGACCCTGTGATCGAGGAGCACTTCCGCCGCAGCCTGGGGAAGAACTACAAGGAGCCCGAGCCCGTCTCCAACTCTGTGTCCATCACAGGCTCGGTGGACGACCACTTTGCCAAGGCCCTGGGGAAGACCTGGCTCCAGATCAAGTCCAAGGGGCCGGGGGGACACCCCCACAGTCCAGAGGCCAACTCCTGA
- the LOC115102098 gene encoding transcription cofactor vestigial-like protein 4 isoform X3, which yields MVFTRMDLLNYQFLDKMNNNIGRLHYEAESSLTGESRMPSLPSPMTNMRTGPPPICPSKRKYGEEQVDDCVDCDNNHMTKMSRLFAAQLGQPAGGDNRNDPWILGHSPVECITSSSNGLHGNHLYASIPSYAMDQPLALTKNSIDSGLGGTERPAMPGPVDRPQNRPSVITCAPASNRNCNLSHCHKSHSPSPPMDQRKADDNTAVDPVIEEHFRRSLGKNYKEPEPVSNSVSITGSVDDHFAKALGKTWLQIKSKGPGGHPHSPEANS from the exons ATGGTTTTCACGAGAATGGACCTGTTGAACTATCAgttcctggacaaaatgaacaacAATATCGGGAGACTACACTACGAAG CTGAATCTTCTCTCACAGGTGAGTCCAGGATGCCGTCGCTGCCCTCTCCAATGACCAACATGAGGACCGGTCCTCCCCCCATCTGCCCCAGCAAAAGGAAGTATGGCGAGGAGCAAGTAGACGACTGCGTTGACTGTGACAACAACCACATGACCAAAATGAGTCGACTGTTTGCTGCTCAACT GGGACAGCCTGCCGGCGGAGACAACCGCAACGACCCTTGGATCCTCGGCCACAGCCCGGTGGAGTGCATCACTTCCTCCTCCAACGGCCTCCATGGCAACCACTTGTATGCCTCCATCCCCTCCTATGCGATGGACCAGCCTCTGGCTCTGACTAAAAACAGCATAGACTCTGGATTGGGTGGCACAGAGAGGCCTGCCATGCCCGGCCCTGTGGACAGACCACAG AATCGTCCCTCTGTGATCACCTGTGCTCCTGCAAGCAATCGCAATTGCAACCTGTCTCACTGCCACAAGTCTCACAGCCCCAGCCCACCCATGGATCAGAGGAAGGCTGATG ATAACACTGCGGTTGACCCTGTGATCGAGGAGCACTTCCGCCGCAGCCTGGGGAAGAACTACAAGGAGCCCGAGCCCGTCTCCAACTCTGTGTCCATCACAGGCTCGGTGGACGACCACTTTGCCAAGGCCCTGGGGAAGACCTGGCTCCAGATCAAGTCCAAGGGGCCGGGGGGACACCCCCACAGTCCAGAGGCCAACTCCTGA
- the LOC115102098 gene encoding transcription cofactor vestigial-like protein 4 isoform X2 yields the protein MVFTRMDLLNYQFLDKMNNNIGRLHYEGESRMPSLPSPMTNMRTGPPPICPSKRKYGEEQVDDCVDCDNNHMTKMSRLFAAQLVVTCAEETSVSGQPAGGDNRNDPWILGHSPVECITSSSNGLHGNHLYASIPSYAMDQPLALTKNSIDSGLGGTERPAMPGPVDRPQNRPSVITCAPASNRNCNLSHCHKSHSPSPPMDQRKADDNTAVDPVIEEHFRRSLGKNYKEPEPVSNSVSITGSVDDHFAKALGKTWLQIKSKGPGGHPHSPEANS from the exons ATGGTTTTCACGAGAATGGACCTGTTGAACTATCAgttcctggacaaaatgaacaacAATATCGGGAGACTACACTACGAAG GTGAGTCCAGGATGCCGTCGCTGCCCTCTCCAATGACCAACATGAGGACCGGTCCTCCCCCCATCTGCCCCAGCAAAAGGAAGTATGGCGAGGAGCAAGTAGACGACTGCGTTGACTGTGACAACAACCACATGACCAAAATGAGTCGACTGTTTGCTGCTCAACT CGTAGTTACATGTGCCGAAGAGACAAGCGTGTC GGGACAGCCTGCCGGCGGAGACAACCGCAACGACCCTTGGATCCTCGGCCACAGCCCGGTGGAGTGCATCACTTCCTCCTCCAACGGCCTCCATGGCAACCACTTGTATGCCTCCATCCCCTCCTATGCGATGGACCAGCCTCTGGCTCTGACTAAAAACAGCATAGACTCTGGATTGGGTGGCACAGAGAGGCCTGCCATGCCCGGCCCTGTGGACAGACCACAG AATCGTCCCTCTGTGATCACCTGTGCTCCTGCAAGCAATCGCAATTGCAACCTGTCTCACTGCCACAAGTCTCACAGCCCCAGCCCACCCATGGATCAGAGGAAGGCTGATG ATAACACTGCGGTTGACCCTGTGATCGAGGAGCACTTCCGCCGCAGCCTGGGGAAGAACTACAAGGAGCCCGAGCCCGTCTCCAACTCTGTGTCCATCACAGGCTCGGTGGACGACCACTTTGCCAAGGCCCTGGGGAAGACCTGGCTCCAGATCAAGTCCAAGGGGCCGGGGGGACACCCCCACAGTCCAGAGGCCAACTCCTGA